The proteins below are encoded in one region of Salvelinus fontinalis isolate EN_2023a chromosome 10, ASM2944872v1, whole genome shotgun sequence:
- the LOC129863354 gene encoding transcriptional activator protein Pur-alpha-like: MADRDSGSEQGGAATGPGVGSMHPVTGGAGSVSGLQHETQELASKRVDIQNKRFYLDVKQNAKGRFLKIAEVGAGGNKSRLTLSMSVAVEFRDYLGDFIEHYAQLGPSNPDIAQDEPRRALKSEFLVRENRKYYMDLKENQRGRFLRIRQTVNRGPGLGSTQGQTIALPAQGLIEFRDALAKLIDDYGVDDEPAELPEGTSLTVDNKRFFFDVGSNKYGVFMRVSEVKPTYRNSITVPYKVWSKFGNTFCKYAEEMKKIQEKQREKRACEMQQQEEMHADDADED; the protein is encoded by the coding sequence aTGGCGGACAGAGACAGTGGAAGTGAGCAGGGAGGAGCAGCCACGGGCCCGGGCGTCGGTTCCATGCACCCAGTGACAGGAGGGGCGGGCTCGGTTTCCGGGCTGCAACACGAGACGCAAGAGCTGGCGTCGAAACGGGTTGACATTCAAAATAAACGTTTCTATCTGGACGTGAAGCAGAACGCAAAAGGCCGCTTCTTAAAGATAGCTGAAGTCGGGGCCGGGGGAAACAAGAGCCGCCTCACTCTCTCCATGTCAGTGGCAGTCGAGTTCCGTGACTACTTAGGGGACTTCATCGAACATTATGCCCAATTAGGTCCTAGCAATCCGGACATCGCACAGGATGAGCCGAGGCGAGCACTTAAAAGCGAATTCTTGGTCCGGGAGAATCGGAAGTACTACATGGATCTGAAAGAGAACCAGAGAGGCCGGTTTCTGAGGATTCGACAGACCGTGAACCGGGGGCCCGGTTTGGGATCCACGCAAGGCCAGACAATTGCTCTGCCTGCCCAGGGACTTATTGAGTTTCGTGACGCTTTGGCAAAACTCATTGACGACTACGGAGTAGATGACGAACCTGCGGAGTTGCCAGAGGGGACCTCCTTGACAGTGGACAACAAACGCTTTTTCTTCGACGTGGGCTCCAATAAGTACGGAGTGTTCATGAGGGTAAGCGAGGTGAAGCCAACATACCGCAACTCTATCACGGTGCCCTACAAAGTGTGGTCCAAATTTGGAAATACGTTCTGTAAATACGCGGAGGAGATGAAGAAGATCCAGGAGAAACAGCGGGAGAAAAGGGCATGTGAAATGCAGCAACAAGAGGAGATGCATGCTGATGATGCAGACGAGGATTGA